The Corynebacterium vitaeruminis DSM 20294 genome window below encodes:
- the rdgB gene encoding RdgB/HAM1 family non-canonical purine NTP pyrophosphatase, with amino-acid sequence MQILLASNNAKKLRELVVILEGAGISGVEVLPLSAVASYPEPVEDGRTFADNALIKARAGVAHSGLVTIADDSGIAVDELNGMPGTLSARWSGSHGDDQANNDLLLAQMADVPDERRQAAFVSVCALVTPSGEEHVVEGRWPGRLLRAEQGENGFGYDPLFVPAEEDAAGTRRASAEMAPEEKNAISHRARALAQLVEVIRGLAA; translated from the coding sequence ATGCAAATCCTGCTTGCCTCCAACAACGCAAAGAAGCTCCGCGAGCTGGTGGTCATCCTCGAGGGCGCGGGGATCTCGGGCGTCGAGGTGCTGCCCTTGTCCGCTGTCGCATCCTACCCGGAGCCGGTCGAGGACGGCCGGACCTTCGCGGACAACGCGCTCATCAAGGCCCGCGCTGGCGTCGCCCACTCCGGGCTCGTGACGATCGCCGACGACTCCGGCATCGCCGTCGACGAGCTCAACGGCATGCCGGGCACGCTGTCCGCGCGCTGGTCGGGCTCCCACGGCGACGACCAGGCCAACAACGACCTGCTTCTGGCCCAGATGGCCGACGTGCCCGACGAGCGCCGCCAGGCCGCCTTCGTCTCCGTGTGCGCGCTGGTGACCCCCTCCGGCGAGGAGCACGTGGTCGAGGGCCGCTGGCCGGGGCGCCTGCTGCGCGCAGAGCAGGGCGAGAACGGCTTCGGCTACGACCCGCTGTTCGTCCCCGCCGAGGAGGACGCCGCGGGTACCAGGCGCGCGTCCGCCGAGATGGCGCCGGAGGAGAAGAACGCGATCTCCCACCGCGCGCGTGCGCTGGCGCAGCTGGTGGAGGTGATCCGGGGGCTGGCCGCCTAG
- a CDS encoding DUF3817 domain-containing protein: MTNSNTIHPERKRRVAQALRLFSIAAWVTGVWLLVLVTRMILDYGLHMDIPTWARYIGQVHGFFYMLYLVATLNLGTKARWEPAKWVVTALAGTIPFLSFFVENWRRKEVTKEFQLDQ, translated from the coding sequence ATGACTAACTCGAACACCATTCACCCAGAGCGCAAGCGCCGCGTTGCCCAGGCCTTAAGGCTGTTCTCCATCGCGGCATGGGTCACCGGTGTGTGGCTCCTCGTGCTGGTTACCCGCATGATTCTCGACTACGGCCTGCACATGGACATCCCGACCTGGGCCCGCTACATCGGCCAGGTCCACGGCTTCTTCTACATGCTGTACCTGGTCGCCACCTTGAACCTGGGCACCAAGGCGCGCTGGGAGCCAGCGAAGTGGGTCGTCACCGCGCTGGCCGGCACCATCCCGTTCCTGTCCTTCTTCGTGGAGAACTGGCGCCGCAAGGAAGTGACCAAGGAGTTCCAGCTCGATCAGTAG
- a CDS encoding type I polyketide synthase, which translates to MTEHSMQAARGTDRLVASFGEEPFALVFAGQGFDWLKTLRTATARGAARTVTPIVEQAASLLAPVADELAGTRPFGFDPMAWANAEDARIDTTQAAVSVPGILVSQLAVLDQLESQGLDLESAATAIGHSQGCLGVTALKDLTRAAEVLAVAQLIGAAITRRARQTGLVAQGEAMPMISIDGITREQLEQAIAKACADVDADVRPVVGLRNGRTGYVLVGRPDDNQKVIQLLGKLAAKDAKAIENKERGGKAFAPVVNPLPVQVGFHHPAMQAGVEQVVEWAKTVGLDADLARANAQDVMVTETNWPGDVASALESGAKWLLDVGPDTGVVSLTEPLIAGRGAVPLAVSTDAGQAALFDAGEAPVLPESYDSFAPKLVRENGTVRVATKFTELTGRSPMLLAGMTPTTVDPAIVAAAANAGHWAELAGGGQVTPEILEEHLEQLKSQLKPGVNAQFNSMFLDPYLWKMQIGGKRLVPKARSNGAPIDGIVITAGIPEKDEAVALVEELRAGGFPWIAFKPGAVKQVRAVLAIAKEVPETPIIMHLEGGKAGGHHSWEDLDELLIATYAMIRAQGNVVLCVGGGIGTPERAADYLTGTWANAYELPNMPVDGILIGTAAMATKEATTSESVKQLLVETKGIEGWVGAGNAAGGMASGRSQLGADIHEIDNSFAKAGRLLDEVAGDAEAVAARREEIIEAISKTAKPYFGDLEGMTYLEWLNRYLELSGPYKGAWTDISWYKRFVSMLERAEARLIDQDHGEFTPQVTLSADEDPSAAVEKLSSLYDAKVALHPADRAWFLGLARTPGKPVNFVPVIDKDVRRWWRSDSLWQSHDERYDADQVAIIPGISAVAGITKANEPVAELFDRFNQATIDRLTAAGETPAEQQRGVVSRVLDAAGTYWAGRNSLSLIDRLGNKGAWTVAEDGASAAHSATGSTLREEDAEHAVLTVPLAGSTAFGTTTDLNIRITLPADAPHGAVPEVTQADAEAAMGELTRVAAGGTLGEIADGQVTWSTTISAEQVADYTNVTAGYLPSTIAPAGTAPDVLVGKAWPAIFAAVKSAVIPGTESDSVVEGMLSLVHLEHHITMLTELDLALAEGTRIDVAARAEEVADTEIGRIVVIRAELNADGKPLAKLSERMAIRGRRGDATARTNTSALPTHVDAPRSFRAQATVTAPTSMKPFAIVSGDRNPIHVSDTAAKLAGLPDGVIVHGMWTSAVAELIAAGAYSDETVNTAANRVVEYTATMLAPVLPGQDVEFIVERSGIDTRPGHGEVREVTATVDGQLVLTATAVMAAPTTFYAFPGQGIQSQGMGMDARTRSAAARDVWDRADRHTRTKLGFSVLEIVQNNPQEVVVEGERFHHPKGVLFLTQFTQVAMATLGVAQIAEMREAHALNQRAWFAGHSVGEYNALAAYAAVLSLENVVEIVYRRGLTMHRLVERDAEGNSNYGLAALRPHKMGLTADNVFDYVAEVAKQSGEFLEIVNYNLAGKQYAVAGTTKGLKALAADAESKAPGMRAFIQIPGIDVPFHSSHLLGGVDAFREHLDSLIPADIDLDTLVGRYIPNLVARPFELTEDFARSILEVVDAPIVRDIVDNFAEHAANPVKLGRTLLVELLAWQFASPVRWIETQDLLLRSEDQGGLGAERFVEVGVGSAPTLANMMAQTAVMPQYAGRSIEILNVERERAVVFASDEFVREVAEAPVEEAAAAPENVATASAPVPVEAAPAPVATGGPRPDDIAFTPGDATEMLIALWTKVRPDQMGASDSIEALVEGVSSRRNQLLLDLGVEFGLGAIDGAADAELNDLKATVTRMAKGYSAFGPVLSDAAADALRRITGPTGKRPAYIAERVTGTWELGQGWADHVVAEVVIGAREGASLRGGDLATLAPAAPSSASDLDSLIDAAVQAVAAKRGVAVSMPGGGAAAGGAVVDSAALEAVTGKEGVLAATARTILSNLGLDEPANTAALDDADADAALFELVSRELGSDWPRQVAPGFDADKAVQIDDRWASAREDLTRVALGEIDAADIDVTGTGEAVARQAEYLGLGELAAQARETAALEYAGDIAVVTGASPNSIAAAVLAKLLAGGATVVATTSSLSHSRLEYYKRLYRKSARGAAALWVVPANLSSFADLDSVIEWIGNEQTTTVNGASKLLKPAMKPTLLFPFAAPRVSGSLQEVGPQTEMQMRLLLWSVERLIAGLSAIGTDTHVGQRLHVVLPGSPNRGRFGGDGAYGEAKASLDALVNRWNAENSWKPNTSLAHVLIGWVRGTGLMGGNDPLVAAVEAAGVTTFSTEEMAANLVKQIAPEVREAAATAPVVADFTGGLGENDINLAELARNAERDAAGPEDLEAPATVKALPTPYRPFVETTPDFSGQVSQDLDDMVVIVGAGELGPWGSARTRFDAELTGDLSAAGVAELAWTMGLIHWDNDPKPGWYDADDEAVAEEDIYERFHDEVLGRVGVRRYHDDFGMVDNLAPELTTIYLDQDLSFNVSSKEAAKTFVESEPELTTAFFDEENDEWIVTRKAGSAVRVPRRMAMSRFVGGQIPEGFDPSVYGIPADMCDNLDRVALWNIVCTVDAFLSSGFSPAELLAAMHPSRVSSTQGTGLGGMESMRSLYIDGMLGEPRANDILQEALPNVMAAHVMQSYVGGYGQMIHPVAACATAAVSVEEGVDKIKLGKSDFVVAGGYDDLSIEGITGFGDMAATADSNEMTAKGIEDRYFSRANDRRRGGFVESAGGGTVLLSRASFAAEMGLPVLGVVGFAESFADGAHTSIPAPGLGALGAARGGVKSRLAKQLAKVGVSADDIAIISKHDTSTNANDPNESDLHERIAHAIGRADGNPLYVISQKTLTGHAKGGAAAFQMIGLTQVLRSGQVPANRSLDCVDPVLAKHEHLVWLREPLDLSAKAPKAGLVTSLGFGHVSALVAVVHPAAFAEAVAKENGEEALAAWRERAEAREAAGLHRILEGMHGGAALFERPVDRNLGATGNAAKEREAAVLLDENARLVDGVLHPASKS; encoded by the coding sequence GTGACCGAACACAGCATGCAGGCTGCGCGTGGCACAGACCGCCTCGTCGCTTCTTTCGGCGAAGAGCCTTTCGCCCTCGTCTTCGCGGGACAGGGCTTTGATTGGCTGAAGACCCTGCGCACGGCGACCGCCCGCGGGGCGGCACGCACCGTGACCCCGATCGTCGAACAGGCCGCGAGCCTTCTCGCCCCCGTCGCTGACGAGCTGGCGGGCACCCGCCCCTTCGGCTTCGACCCGATGGCCTGGGCCAACGCAGAGGACGCCCGGATCGACACGACCCAGGCGGCCGTGAGCGTGCCGGGCATCCTCGTCTCCCAGCTGGCCGTCCTCGACCAGCTCGAGTCCCAGGGCCTCGACCTCGAGTCCGCTGCCACCGCCATCGGCCACTCCCAGGGCTGCCTGGGTGTCACCGCGCTCAAGGACCTCACCCGCGCCGCCGAGGTGCTCGCCGTGGCGCAGCTCATCGGCGCCGCCATCACCCGCCGCGCCCGCCAGACCGGGCTCGTCGCCCAGGGCGAGGCCATGCCGATGATCTCCATCGACGGGATCACCCGCGAGCAGCTGGAGCAGGCCATCGCCAAGGCCTGCGCGGACGTCGACGCCGACGTGCGCCCGGTCGTCGGCCTGCGCAACGGCCGCACCGGCTACGTGCTCGTCGGCCGCCCGGACGACAACCAGAAGGTCATCCAGCTGCTGGGCAAGCTGGCAGCCAAGGACGCCAAGGCCATCGAGAACAAGGAGCGCGGCGGCAAGGCGTTCGCGCCGGTCGTCAACCCGCTCCCGGTCCAGGTCGGCTTCCACCACCCGGCCATGCAGGCTGGCGTCGAGCAGGTCGTGGAGTGGGCGAAGACCGTCGGCCTCGACGCCGACCTCGCGCGCGCCAACGCCCAGGACGTCATGGTCACCGAGACCAACTGGCCGGGCGACGTCGCCTCCGCGCTCGAGTCCGGTGCCAAGTGGCTGCTCGACGTCGGCCCCGATACCGGCGTGGTCTCGCTGACCGAGCCGCTCATCGCGGGCCGCGGCGCCGTCCCCCTGGCCGTCTCCACCGACGCCGGACAGGCCGCCCTCTTCGACGCGGGCGAGGCCCCCGTCCTGCCCGAGTCCTACGACTCCTTCGCGCCGAAGCTCGTCCGCGAGAACGGCACCGTGCGCGTTGCCACCAAGTTCACCGAGCTCACCGGCCGCAGCCCGATGCTGCTGGCCGGCATGACCCCGACCACCGTCGACCCGGCCATCGTCGCCGCGGCCGCCAACGCCGGCCACTGGGCCGAGCTGGCCGGTGGCGGCCAGGTCACCCCGGAGATCCTCGAGGAGCACCTCGAGCAGCTGAAGTCCCAGCTCAAGCCGGGTGTCAACGCCCAGTTCAACTCCATGTTCCTCGATCCGTACCTGTGGAAGATGCAGATCGGCGGCAAGCGCCTCGTGCCCAAGGCCCGCTCCAACGGCGCCCCGATCGACGGCATCGTCATCACCGCGGGCATCCCGGAGAAGGACGAGGCTGTCGCACTCGTCGAGGAGTTGCGCGCTGGCGGCTTCCCGTGGATCGCCTTCAAGCCGGGCGCGGTCAAGCAGGTCCGCGCCGTGCTGGCGATCGCCAAGGAGGTCCCCGAGACCCCGATCATCATGCACCTCGAGGGCGGCAAGGCCGGTGGCCACCACTCCTGGGAGGACCTGGACGAGCTGCTCATTGCCACCTACGCCATGATCCGCGCCCAGGGCAACGTCGTGCTCTGCGTCGGCGGCGGCATCGGCACCCCGGAGCGCGCGGCCGACTACCTCACCGGTACCTGGGCCAACGCCTACGAGCTGCCGAACATGCCGGTCGACGGCATCCTCATCGGTACCGCCGCCATGGCTACCAAGGAGGCCACCACCTCCGAGTCCGTCAAGCAGCTGCTGGTCGAGACCAAGGGCATCGAGGGCTGGGTCGGCGCCGGCAACGCCGCCGGTGGCATGGCTTCCGGCCGCTCCCAGCTGGGCGCGGACATCCACGAGATCGACAACTCCTTCGCCAAGGCAGGCCGCCTCCTCGACGAGGTCGCGGGCGACGCCGAGGCCGTGGCCGCGCGCCGCGAGGAGATCATCGAGGCCATCTCCAAGACCGCCAAGCCCTACTTCGGCGACCTCGAGGGCATGACCTACCTCGAGTGGCTCAACCGCTACCTCGAGCTGTCCGGCCCTTACAAGGGCGCCTGGACGGACATCAGCTGGTACAAGCGCTTCGTCTCTATGCTCGAGCGCGCCGAGGCCCGCCTCATCGACCAGGATCACGGCGAATTCACCCCGCAGGTCACGCTTTCCGCCGACGAGGACCCCAGCGCAGCCGTCGAGAAGCTTTCTTCGCTTTACGACGCCAAGGTGGCGCTCCACCCGGCCGACCGCGCCTGGTTCCTGGGCCTTGCCCGCACCCCGGGCAAGCCGGTGAACTTCGTGCCGGTCATCGACAAGGACGTGCGCCGCTGGTGGCGTTCCGACTCGCTGTGGCAGTCCCACGACGAGCGTTACGACGCCGACCAGGTCGCCATCATCCCGGGCATCTCCGCCGTCGCCGGAATCACCAAGGCCAACGAGCCGGTCGCCGAGCTGTTCGACCGCTTCAACCAGGCCACCATCGACCGCCTTACCGCCGCCGGTGAGACCCCGGCCGAGCAGCAGCGCGGCGTCGTCTCCCGTGTGCTCGATGCCGCTGGCACCTACTGGGCTGGCCGCAACAGCCTGTCGCTCATCGACCGCTTGGGCAACAAGGGCGCCTGGACCGTCGCCGAGGACGGCGCCTCCGCCGCCCACTCCGCCACCGGCTCCACCCTGCGCGAGGAGGACGCCGAGCACGCCGTGCTCACCGTCCCGCTGGCGGGCTCCACCGCCTTCGGCACCACCACCGACCTCAACATCCGCATCACCCTCCCGGCCGACGCCCCGCACGGCGCCGTCCCGGAGGTCACCCAGGCCGACGCCGAGGCCGCCATGGGCGAGCTCACCCGCGTCGCGGCGGGCGGCACCCTGGGCGAGATCGCCGATGGCCAGGTCACCTGGTCCACCACCATCTCCGCCGAGCAGGTCGCCGACTACACCAACGTCACCGCGGGCTACCTGCCATCCACCATCGCGCCGGCGGGCACCGCCCCCGACGTGCTCGTGGGCAAGGCGTGGCCGGCCATCTTCGCCGCCGTCAAGTCCGCCGTCATCCCGGGCACCGAGTCCGACTCCGTCGTCGAGGGCATGCTCTCCCTCGTCCACCTCGAGCACCACATCACCATGCTCACCGAGCTCGACCTCGCGCTCGCCGAGGGGACCCGCATTGACGTGGCCGCCCGCGCCGAGGAGGTCGCCGACACCGAGATCGGCCGCATCGTGGTCATCCGCGCCGAGCTGAACGCCGACGGCAAGCCGCTGGCCAAGCTGTCCGAGCGCATGGCCATCCGCGGCCGCCGCGGCGACGCCACCGCGCGCACCAACACCTCCGCGCTGCCGACCCACGTCGACGCCCCGCGCTCCTTCCGCGCGCAGGCCACCGTGACCGCTCCGACCTCCATGAAGCCGTTCGCGATCGTCTCCGGCGACCGCAACCCGATCCACGTCTCCGACACCGCCGCCAAGCTGGCTGGCCTGCCGGACGGCGTCATCGTCCACGGCATGTGGACCTCCGCCGTCGCCGAGCTCATCGCCGCTGGCGCCTACTCCGACGAGACCGTGAACACCGCGGCCAACCGCGTGGTCGAGTACACCGCGACGATGCTGGCCCCGGTCCTGCCGGGCCAGGACGTCGAGTTCATCGTCGAGCGCTCCGGCATCGACACCCGCCCGGGCCACGGCGAGGTCCGCGAGGTCACCGCGACCGTCGACGGCCAGCTGGTGCTCACCGCCACCGCCGTCATGGCCGCGCCGACCACCTTCTACGCCTTCCCCGGCCAGGGCATCCAGTCCCAGGGCATGGGCATGGACGCGCGCACCCGCTCCGCGGCCGCCCGCGACGTGTGGGACCGCGCCGACCGCCACACCCGCACCAAGCTGGGCTTCTCGGTCCTCGAGATCGTGCAGAACAACCCGCAGGAGGTCGTGGTCGAAGGCGAGCGCTTCCACCACCCGAAGGGCGTGCTGTTCCTCACCCAGTTCACCCAGGTCGCCATGGCGACCCTGGGCGTGGCCCAGATCGCCGAGATGCGCGAGGCCCACGCGCTCAACCAGCGCGCCTGGTTCGCCGGCCACTCCGTCGGCGAGTACAACGCCCTGGCCGCGTACGCAGCCGTGCTCTCGCTCGAGAACGTCGTGGAGATCGTCTACCGCCGCGGCCTGACCATGCACCGCCTGGTCGAGCGCGACGCCGAGGGCAACTCCAACTACGGCCTGGCCGCGCTGCGCCCGCACAAGATGGGGCTCACGGCCGACAACGTCTTCGACTACGTCGCCGAGGTCGCCAAGCAGTCCGGCGAGTTCCTCGAGATCGTTAACTACAACCTGGCCGGCAAGCAGTACGCCGTCGCCGGCACCACCAAGGGCCTCAAGGCGCTGGCCGCCGACGCCGAGTCCAAGGCTCCGGGCATGCGCGCCTTCATCCAGATCCCGGGCATCGACGTGCCGTTCCACTCCAGCCACCTGCTCGGCGGCGTGGACGCCTTCCGCGAGCACCTCGACTCCCTCATCCCGGCCGACATCGACCTGGATACCCTGGTGGGCCGCTACATCCCGAACCTGGTCGCCCGCCCGTTCGAGCTGACCGAGGACTTCGCGCGCTCCATCCTCGAGGTCGTCGACGCCCCGATCGTCCGCGACATCGTGGACAACTTCGCCGAGCACGCCGCCAACCCGGTCAAGCTGGGCCGCACCCTTTTGGTTGAGCTCCTGGCCTGGCAGTTCGCCTCCCCGGTCCGCTGGATTGAGACCCAGGACCTCCTGCTGCGCAGCGAGGACCAGGGCGGCCTGGGTGCCGAGCGCTTCGTCGAGGTCGGCGTGGGCTCCGCCCCGACCCTGGCGAACATGATGGCCCAGACCGCGGTCATGCCGCAGTACGCTGGCCGCTCCATCGAGATCCTCAACGTCGAGCGCGAGCGCGCCGTCGTCTTCGCTTCCGACGAGTTCGTCCGCGAGGTCGCCGAGGCTCCGGTCGAGGAGGCCGCGGCCGCGCCGGAGAACGTGGCCACCGCGTCCGCCCCGGTCCCGGTCGAGGCAGCCCCGGCGCCCGTCGCCACCGGCGGCCCGCGCCCGGACGACATCGCCTTCACCCCGGGCGATGCCACCGAGATGCTCATCGCCCTGTGGACCAAGGTCCGCCCGGACCAGATGGGCGCCTCCGACTCCATCGAGGCCCTCGTCGAGGGCGTGTCCTCGCGCCGTAACCAGCTGCTGCTGGACCTGGGCGTCGAGTTCGGCCTGGGTGCCATCGACGGCGCCGCCGACGCGGAGCTCAACGACCTCAAGGCCACCGTCACCCGCATGGCCAAGGGCTACTCGGCCTTCGGCCCGGTCCTGTCGGATGCTGCCGCCGATGCCCTGCGCCGCATCACCGGCCCGACCGGCAAGCGCCCCGCCTACATCGCAGAGCGCGTCACCGGCACCTGGGAGCTCGGCCAGGGTTGGGCCGACCACGTGGTCGCCGAGGTCGTCATCGGCGCCCGCGAGGGTGCCTCCCTGCGCGGCGGTGACCTGGCAACGCTTGCCCCGGCCGCACCGTCCAGCGCCTCCGACCTCGACTCGCTCATCGACGCGGCCGTGCAGGCCGTGGCGGCCAAGCGCGGTGTGGCGGTGTCCATGCCGGGCGGCGGCGCCGCGGCCGGTGGGGCAGTGGTTGACTCCGCAGCGCTTGAGGCCGTGACCGGCAAGGAAGGTGTGCTGGCGGCCACCGCCCGCACCATCCTGTCCAACCTGGGCCTCGACGAGCCGGCGAACACCGCCGCCCTCGACGACGCCGACGCCGACGCGGCCCTGTTCGAGCTCGTCTCCCGCGAGCTGGGCTCCGACTGGCCGCGCCAGGTCGCCCCGGGCTTCGACGCAGACAAGGCCGTCCAGATCGACGACCGCTGGGCCTCCGCGCGTGAGGACCTCACCCGCGTGGCTCTCGGCGAGATCGACGCCGCCGACATCGACGTCACCGGCACCGGCGAGGCCGTCGCACGCCAGGCCGAGTACCTAGGCCTTGGCGAGCTCGCCGCCCAGGCGCGCGAGACCGCGGCGCTCGAGTACGCCGGGGACATCGCCGTGGTCACCGGCGCCTCCCCGAACTCGATCGCGGCCGCCGTCCTGGCCAAGCTGCTGGCAGGTGGCGCGACCGTGGTGGCCACCACCTCCTCGCTCTCGCACTCCCGCCTCGAGTACTACAAGCGCCTCTACCGCAAGTCCGCTCGCGGCGCCGCAGCGCTGTGGGTCGTCCCGGCCAACCTCTCCTCCTTCGCGGACCTCGACTCCGTGATCGAGTGGATCGGCAACGAGCAGACCACGACCGTCAACGGCGCGTCCAAGCTGCTCAAGCCCGCCATGAAGCCGACCTTGCTGTTCCCGTTCGCCGCTCCGCGCGTGTCCGGTTCCCTGCAGGAGGTCGGCCCGCAGACCGAGATGCAGATGCGCCTGCTGCTGTGGAGCGTCGAGCGCCTCATCGCTGGCCTTTCCGCGATCGGCACCGACACCCACGTCGGCCAGCGCCTGCACGTGGTGCTCCCGGGCTCCCCGAACCGCGGCCGCTTCGGCGGCGACGGCGCCTACGGCGAGGCCAAGGCCTCCCTCGACGCCCTGGTCAACCGCTGGAACGCGGAGAACAGCTGGAAGCCGAACACCTCGCTGGCACACGTGCTCATCGGCTGGGTGCGCGGCACCGGCCTCATGGGCGGCAACGATCCGCTGGTCGCGGCCGTCGAGGCCGCGGGCGTGACCACCTTCTCCACCGAGGAGATGGCGGCCAACCTGGTCAAGCAGATCGCCCCTGAGGTCCGCGAGGCGGCCGCCACGGCGCCGGTCGTCGCCGACTTCACCGGCGGTCTGGGCGAGAACGACATCAACCTCGCCGAGCTCGCCCGCAACGCCGAGCGCGACGCGGCAGGCCCCGAGGACCTCGAGGCCCCAGCAACCGTCAAGGCGCTGCCGACCCCGTACCGCCCGTTCGTGGAGACCACCCCGGACTTCTCGGGCCAGGTCTCTCAGGACCTCGACGACATGGTCGTCATCGTCGGCGCAGGCGAGCTGGGCCCGTGGGGCAGCGCGCGCACCCGCTTCGACGCCGAGCTCACCGGCGACCTTTCGGCCGCAGGCGTGGCCGAGCTGGCCTGGACGATGGGGCTCATCCACTGGGATAATGACCCGAAGCCGGGCTGGTACGACGCAGACGACGAGGCAGTCGCCGAGGAAGACATCTACGAGCGCTTCCACGACGAGGTTCTCGGCCGCGTCGGCGTGCGCCGCTACCACGACGACTTCGGCATGGTCGACAACCTGGCGCCGGAGCTGACCACCATCTACCTCGACCAGGACCTGTCCTTCAACGTCTCCTCCAAGGAGGCAGCGAAGACCTTCGTCGAGTCCGAGCCGGAGCTGACCACCGCCTTCTTCGACGAGGAGAATGACGAGTGGATCGTCACCCGCAAGGCCGGTTCCGCCGTCCGCGTGCCGCGCCGCATGGCGATGAGCCGCTTCGTCGGCGGCCAGATCCCGGAGGGCTTCGACCCGTCGGTCTACGGCATCCCGGCCGACATGTGCGACAACCTGGACCGCGTTGCGCTGTGGAACATCGTCTGCACCGTGGACGCGTTCCTGTCCTCCGGCTTCAGCCCCGCCGAGCTCCTGGCCGCCATGCACCCGTCCCGCGTGTCCTCCACCCAGGGCACCGGCCTGGGCGGCATGGAGTCCATGCGCTCGCTGTACATCGACGGCATGCTCGGCGAGCCGCGCGCCAACGACATCCTGCAGGAGGCCCTGCCGAACGTCATGGCAGCGCACGTCATGCAGTCCTACGTCGGTGGCTACGGCCAGATGATCCACCCGGTCGCCGCCTGTGCGACCGCCGCGGTCTCCGTCGAGGAGGGCGTGGACAAGATCAAGCTGGGCAAGTCCGACTTCGTGGTCGCCGGCGGCTACGACGACCTGTCGATCGAGGGCATCACCGGCTTCGGCGACATGGCCGCGACCGCTGACTCCAACGAGATGACCGCCAAGGGCATCGAGGATCGCTACTTCTCGCGCGCCAACGACCGTCGCCGCGGCGGCTTCGTTGAGTCCGCCGGTGGCGGCACCGTCCTGCTGTCCCGCGCGTCCTTCGCCGCCGAGATGGGCCTGCCGGTCCTCGGCGTGGTCGGCTTCGCCGAGTCCTTCGCCGACGGCGCGCACACCTCCATCCCGGCCCCTGGCCTGGGTGCCCTGGGTGCTGCCCGCGGCGGCGTGAAGTCTCGCCTGGCCAAGCAGCTGGCGAAGGTGGGCGTGAGCGCGGATGACATCGCGATCATCTCCAAGCACGACACCTCCACCAACGCCAACGACCCGAACGAGTCCGACCTGCACGAGCGCATCGCTCACGCGATCGGCCGCGCGGACGGCAACCCGCTGTACGTCATCTCCCAGAAGACGCTGACCGGCCACGCCAAGGGCGGCGCCGCGGCCTTCCAGATGATCGGCCTCACGCAGGTCCTGCGCTCCGGCCAGGTCCCGGCCAACCGCAGCCTCGACTGCGTGGATCCGGTGCTGGCCAAGCACGAGCACCTCGTGTGGCTGCGCGAGCCGCTGGACCTGTCGGCCAAGGCCCCGAAGGCTGGCCTGGTCACCTCGCTAGGCTTCGGCCACGTCTCCGCTCTGGTCGCCGTGGTTCACCCGGCAGCCTTCGCCGAGGCCGTCGCCAAGGAGAACGGCGAGGAAGCACTTGCGGCCTGGCGCGAGCGCGCCGAGGCTCGTGAGGCCGCGGGTCTGCATCGCATCCTCGAGGGAATGCACGGCGGTGCCGCGCTGTTCGAGCGCCCGGTCGACCGCAACCTCGGCGCCACCGGCAACGCCGCCAAGGAGCGCGAGGCAGCGGTGCTGCTCGACGAGAACGCCCGCCTCGTCGACGGCGTGCTGCACCCGGCAAGTAAGAGCTAG
- a CDS encoding excalibur calcium-binding domain-containing protein, translating into MSSGQYKSPFFRQILAWIALVLGLLVMFAAGISLDSVLFGLALIVPAGWWFLHERAVRRNPTGPRLKRHWGMISAVAAALFVAGGAAAPDPEPTVEPASDTATVTSTSAAPTASKTASKTTSTASSTTTRATTSSAEPTPTIPATGEAVVADLPAADAHADVPAVTPAPVQQNFVAPVAPAAVPAQEAPAQSAYYANCAAARAAGAAPLYAGSPGYRAALDRDNDGVACE; encoded by the coding sequence GTGAGCTCGGGACAGTATAAGAGCCCGTTTTTCCGTCAGATCCTCGCCTGGATCGCCCTTGTCCTCGGACTGCTCGTCATGTTCGCCGCGGGGATCTCCCTCGACAGCGTGCTGTTCGGCCTGGCCCTCATCGTGCCCGCCGGGTGGTGGTTCCTGCACGAGCGCGCCGTGAGACGCAACCCGACCGGCCCCCGACTCAAGCGCCACTGGGGCATGATCTCGGCCGTGGCGGCGGCGCTCTTCGTCGCGGGAGGGGCCGCCGCCCCCGACCCCGAGCCCACCGTTGAGCCTGCCAGCGACACGGCCACGGTAACCTCGACCAGCGCCGCGCCAACTGCCAGCAAGACGGCGAGCAAAACCACGAGCACGGCCTCAAGCACGACCACGCGCGCGACGACGTCCTCCGCCGAGCCCACGCCCACGATCCCGGCCACCGGCGAGGCCGTAGTCGCCGACCTCCCAGCGGCCGACGCCCACGCCGACGTCCCAGCCGTTACACCCGCCCCCGTGCAGCAGAACTTCGTCGCCCCGGTGGCCCCCGCGGCGGTGCCCGCGCAGGAGGCCCCCGCGCAGTCGGCCTACTACGCCAACTGCGCCGCCGCCCGCGCCGCCGGCGCCGCTCCCCTGTACGCTGGGTCCCCCGGCTACCGAGCCGCCCTCGACCGCGACAACGACGGCGTCGCCTGCGAGTAG